A single Apostichopus japonicus isolate 1M-3 chromosome 11, ASM3797524v1, whole genome shotgun sequence DNA region contains:
- the LOC139976012 gene encoding uncharacterized protein, with protein MKTRRANVSATPTEFGMSEQNNGNSSPDHDYQRSIIPSAVDLQCLPEIPRSKLLKRNEGNSGKTEELAGYDLIANENPITDRSLPDLPKLALPQLERGGEDSSVEAGDSEVYYSTASETTSCLPPTHPKRPKLSIRVSKTSANNSKYEYDYATTDGTSDHGGRMFNESNMKLIFKLKPGLIYNRWMGRIVTREGTQKCVVMTTVREKFIRRQMLLWKLFVKNTLDLPVTKKHLVKVEGFGLMTEKVYLIQEYVECQTLESRLTDANSTVTSSKPLYMTEAVGLISGILEGMNVIQSHGFLHPGLSTKKILIHKDGFCKLYDFCLDEDAVKISSLKKSKVKHSLNLFAPEVWRDNKYNKMSDVWSTAVVIWEIVSNGSHPFGGDQDGEVASNVDPTLLKDRHAIFTEHLRNNALYRCFNEDWKKRPTIQQLRESYFKVFDVIEDGSYETPRLDLYTSMNPNSNSKGRKDVYQDQYSIVY; from the exons ATGAAAAC GAGGCGAGCTAATGTATCTGCCACTCCCACAGAGTTTGGGATGTCCGAACAAAACA ATGGTAACAGCTCGCC GGATCATGATTATCAACGATCGATAATACCATCGGCAG TTGATCTGCAGTGCCTTCCTGAAATACCACG ATCGAAATTATTAAAGCGGAATGAAGGCAATTCTGGAAAAACTGAGGAATTGGCAG GTTATGATCTTATCGCAAATGAAAATCCAA TTACAGACAGGTCTTTACCAGATTTACCAAA GTTGGCATTGCCTCAACTagaaagaggaggagaggacaGTTCTGTGGAAGCTGGTGATTCAGAAG TGTACTATTCCACCGCTTCAGAAACAACAA GTTGTCTTCCACCCACTCACCCAAAGCGTCCGAA ATTGTCTATTCGTGTATCAAAAACTAGTGCCAACAACTCTAAGTACGAAT ATGACTATGCCACAACAGATGGCACATCCGATCATGGAGGCAGAATGTTTAATGAAAGCAACATGAAATTGATATTCAAACTGAAGCCTGGACTTATATATAACAGGTGGATGGGAAGGATCGTAACCAGAGAAGGAACTCAGAAATGCGTTGTCATGACAACGGTCAGAG AAAAATTCATAAGAAGGCAAATGTTACTATGGAAACTCTTTGTTAAAAACACTCTTGATCTACCGGTGACGAAGAAACATCTCGTAAAGGTGGAAGGGTTTGGCTTAATGACAG AGAAAGTTTATTTGATACAAGAATATGTTGAATGTCAAACTCTTGAGAGTCGTCTGACAGATGCCAACAGCACCGTGACGTCATCAAAACCATTGTATATGACAGAGGCCGTTGGACTAATTTCCGGAATCCTGGAAGGAATGAACGTCATCCAGTCACATGGG TTTCTACATCCGGGCCTCTCCACTAAGAAGATTCTAATCCACAAAGATGGATTCTGTAAACTCTATGACTTTTGTTTGGATGAAGATGCTGTAAAGATAAGCTCTCTTAAGAAAAGCAAG GTGAAGCATTCTTTAAACCTTTTTGCTCCAGAAGTTTGGCGGgataataaatacaataaaatgagtgATGTTTGGTCAACAGCAGTAGTGATTTGGGAAATAGTATCTAATG GATCACATCCGTTTGGTGGCGACCAAGACGGAGAAGTGGCATCTAATGTAGATCCCACATTACTAAAGGACAGACATGCCATCTTCACAGAACACTTAAG GAACAACGCCTTATATCGGTGTTTTAATGAAGATTGGAAGAAACGCCCCACGATTCAACAGCTGAGAGAGTCATATTTCAAA GTCTTCGATGTAATAGAAGATGGCTCCTATGAAACTCCTCGTCTTGATCTCTACACTTCTATGAATCCAAACAGTAACAGCAAAGGTCGCAAAGATGTTTACCAAGACCAGTATTCGATTGTTTACTAG